A section of the Primulina eburnea isolate SZY01 unplaced genomic scaffold, ASM2296580v1 ctg888, whole genome shotgun sequence genome encodes:
- the LOC140822543 gene encoding monothiol glutaredoxin-S15, mitochondrial-like: MVRLLANIIRRGVAPFPVSGLTASGSFYQSILRFSTGVPDDTHEDFRPTIKTESSGLSIKDIVEQDLKENPVMIYMKGVPDLPRCGFSALAVRVLKEYNVPLSARNILEDLELKNAVKAFSHWPTFPQIFINGDFVGGSDIILNMHQVRLFFLDFQIQDSYNSCSKNFTTKTYLMLHYIHVITLVLSVAQCSKRWPSTTPPLP; encoded by the exons ATGGTGAGGTTATTGGCTAATATAATTCGTAGAGGTGTTGCACCTTTTCCAGTCTCGGGTTTGACT GCATCTGGTTCTTTCTACCAGAGCATTCTTCGTTTTTCTACCGGTGTGCCTGATGACACGCATGAAGATTTTAGACCCACTATTAAAACTGAGAGTTCTGGCCTTTCTATAAAAGACATAGTCGAGCAG GATTTGAAGGAAAACCCTGTGATGATATACATGAAAGGGGTGCCTGATCTTCCCCGATGTGGATTTAGTGCATTAGCAGTGAGAGTTTTGAAAGAATATA ATGTTCCATTAAGTGCCAGAAATATATTAGAAGACCTTGAACTAAAGAATGCTGTAAAAGCTTTCAG CCACTGGCCGACATTCCCTCAAATATTCATCAATGGGGATTTCGTTGGAGGATCTGATATCATTCTTAACATGCATCAGGTTCGCCTTTTCTTCTTAGATTTTCAAATCCAGGATAGTTACAACTCTTGTTCAAAAAACTTTACCACCAAAACGTATTTGATGCTGCATTACATCCATGTGATAACTTTGGTCCTTAGTGTTGCCCAGTGTTCTAAAAGGTGGCCATCGACCACCCCGCCTTTGCCTTAA